The DNA segment CGGGTCGTCTTCGCCGACGAGCCCACCGGCGCCCTGGACTCGCTCAACGGCGAACGCGTCCTGACCCTGCTGACCGACGCCGCCCGGGACACCAACGCCGCGGTCGTCCTGGTAACCCACGAGGCCCGGGTCGCGGCCTACTCGGACCGCGAGGTCGTGGTCCGCGACGGCAGGGTGAAGGACATGCAGGCGGGCCTGCTGTGAGCCGCCCGCGCCCGCACACCGGCACCCACCCCGCCGGCGGCGACCGCCCGACGGCCCCGGCCGCCTCGCGGGGGCCGGCCACGTCCCCTGGCCCGTCCGCCGCCCCTGGTCCGTCCGCGCCCACCGGCCCCCGGGCCTGGGCCCGGGACCTCGTGATGGGGATGCGGTTCGCGGCCGGCGGCGGCCGCGAGGGCTGGATCCGTACCGCGCTGACCGCCACCGGCGTCGCCCTGGGCGTGGCCGTCCTGCTGCTCTGCTCCTCCGTGCCGCCCCTGCTGGACGCCCGGCACGGCCGGGAGGAGGCCCGCGAGAGCCCGGGCCGGCTCCACCCGCCGCCGCCCTCCGACCGCACCCTGCTGCAAGCCTCCGTCGACACCACCTTCCGCGGTACGCCGATCCGCGGCCGCCTGGTGCGCCCGGACGGCGCGCATCCGCCCGTGCCGCCCGGTATCCGCCAACTCCCCGGGCCCGGAAGGATGCTGGTCTCCCCGGCGCTCAAGGAACTGCTGGACTCCCCCCGCGGCGCGCTGCTGCGCGACCGGCTGGACTACCCGGTCGCCGGCGTGATCGGCGACGCCGGTCTGCTCGGCCCGCGGGAACTCGCCTACGTCGCCCGGACCAACACGCTCTCCGCGGCCGACGGCGACCGCGTCGACCACTTCGGCACCGGCTGGCACCCGCCGCCGGCACGGGCGCCCGTCGCGCTCCTCGTGGTCATGACGTGCGTGACCCTGATGACGCCCGTACTGGTCTTCATCGGCACCTCCGTGCGGTTCGGCAACGAGCGCCGCGAACGCCGGCTGTCCGCGCTCCGGCTGGTCGGCGCCGATGTCCGCACCACCCGCCGGATCGCCTCCGGCGAGGCGCTGTTCGGTGCGCTGCTGGGGCTGGCGGGGGGCGGTGCGCTGTTCCTGGCCGGCCGGCAGTGCGCCGCGGCCATCACGCTGTGGGACGTCAACGTCTTCCCCTCGGACGTGGCCCCGTCGCCCCTCGCCGCCGCGCTGATCGCCGTGCTCGTCCCGACGGCGGCCGTGGTGGTGACGCTCGTCGCCCAGCGCGGCGTCACCGTCGAGCCGCTGGGCATCGTCCGCGACCGGCCCGCGCTCCGCCGCCGGCTGTGGTGGCGGGTCGCGCTGCCCGCCGTGGGCGTCCTGCTGCTGGTGCCACTGGCCCGGGAACGGCCGTGGCACGACACCCCGTTGCACACCGCCGCCCTCGCGGCCGGCGCGATGTCGCTGCTGCTCGGCGTCACCGCCCTGCTGCCCTGGCTGGTGGACGCGGTCGTCGGCCGGCTGCACGGCGGCCCGGTCCCCTGGCAGCTCGCCGTCCGCCGCCTGCAGTGGAACAGCGGCCCGGCCACCCGCGCGGTCGGCGCCATCACCGTCGCGGTGGCCGGCGCGATCGCGATCCATATGCTCATGACCGGTATGCAGGCCGGATACGCCCAGGCGTACGCGAAGTCCGGGAAGGTCCCGCGGATCGGCCTGTGGGGCAACGCCGACAGCTGGCCGCGGACCCAGCGGGCGCTCGATGCGCTGCGCGCCACCCCCGGGGTGACGGCGGTCCGCGGCACGATCGACGCGAACGTCGGCCGGCTGGCGGACGCCGGGCGCCCCGCGTCCGCCGCGAGGCCCTCGACGCTCGCCGTCGGCAGCTGCGCCGCGCTGCGCACGGTGGCCCGGCTGGACTCCTGCCGGGACGGCGAGGTCTTCCTCACCGATGCCGCCGGCCGCGACCGCGCCCTCGCTCCCGGGACGAGGATCGACCTCAACCCCGCGCTCACCGCGCACGATCCGCAGGACCCGCGCCCCTGGACAATCCCCGCCGCGGCCCGCGGCGCCCGGCTCCTCGACCACGGCCGCAGCCCCGACCGGATCCCGTACGACCTGCTGGCCACCCCCTCCGCGCTCGACGTCGGACGGCTCGACCGGCCCACCATGGAGTTCAAGGTCGACTTCGACCGCGGCACCCCGGACGCCGTGGAGCACATCCGCAACACCGCGGCCCGCATCAGCCCGGCGATGGCCGAGTACTCCGCCGTCGACAACCCGCACGACGCGCAGTACACCAGCGTCCGCCAGGGCCTGTTCGCCGGCGCCGCCCTCACCCTGCTGCTGATCGGCTCGGGCCTGATCATCTCCACCGTCGAGCAGCTCCACGAACGCCGCAGGCTGCTGTCCACCCTCGACGCGTACGGCACCCGCCGCGCCACCCTGGGCTGGTCGGTGCTGTGGCAGACCGCCCTGCCGGTGGCGCTCGGCCTGGGCCTGGCGCTGGCCTGCGGGCTGGCGCTGGGCGCGCTGCTGCTGACGATGATCGACAGCGCGGTGACGGTCGACTGGCCGGTGGTGGCCGGGACGGCCGGCGTCGGCGGCGGCGTGATCCTCCTCGTGACGCTGCTGAGCCTGCCGCCGCTGTGGCGGATGATGCGCCCGGACGGGCTGCGCACGGAGTGAATCTGCGAGATCATTCCGCCACCGCAGTGCCCATCAACTGCCCCAGGGGGACCCTTCATGCGCCGGCTCGTCTACTGCATCGCCTCCAGCCTCGACGGCTTCCTCGCCGGCCCCGACGGTGCGGACCCCACCGGCCCGGACGGCTTCTGGCCGATCGCCGACGACTACCTCAAGCATCTGGCCGCCGAACTCCCGGAGATCCTCCCCGCCCCCGCCAGGGCGGCGCTCGGCATCACCGACGAGGGCACCCGCTTCGACACCGTCCTGGAGGGCCGGCGCACGTATGAGATCGGCCTGCGGGCCGGCCTCACCGACGCCTACCCCCACCTGCGGCACCTGGTCTTCTCCCGGACCATGACGGAGAGCCCCGACCCGGCGGTGGAGCTGGTGGCCACCGACCCGGTGGCGAAGGCGCGGGAGCTGAAGGACGCGGACGGCAAGGACATCTGGCTGCTGGGCGGCAGCGAACTGGCCGGCGCGCTCTACCCGGAGATCGACCAGCTGATCGTCAAGCTCAGCCCGCTCACCCTCGGCAGCGGCATCCCGCTCTTCGCCCGCACCACCGCCTTCGACCCCCGCACCTGGGAACTGACCGAACACACGGTCCTCCAGAGCGGCGCGGCGTTCCTGACGTATACGCGGGAAACCACGGCCTGAACTCGGCGGCCTCCTCACGACCCCACGGAGCGGTCATCCGGCGCCCGCTCCGCGGGGAGGCGCCACGAACGGGTGAACGCGTTCGGACGAGACGGACACCTACGCCTCTGCCTACGATGATGGTCTCGATACACGCCATCTGGAGGCACGTCATGTCTGCCGCAGCAGTCGAGCACCCTCATGACGGCAAGTCCGCGCTGCTGCGGGAAGCAGAGCGGCTCGCCGAGAAGCTTCCCGGCTACCGCATCGAGATCATCGGGGGAGAGCTCACCGTGACGCCGCCGGCCGACGGCCCACACGCCGATTCGCTGACCGACCTCACCTTTGCGTTCGCTCCGGCTCATGGCGCGGAGACCCGAGTGGCGCAGGCCATGGGCGTATGGCTGCCCGACGGCCCCGAGGACTACGCCGTTCCCGACCTCGCCGTCGTCGACGCCGACTACCGTGACCACCTCCTCTCGGACAACTGCTACGACCCGGCCGTCTTCCGCATGGTGCTGGAAGTGACGTCTTCCAACTACGCCACCGACCTCAAGAAGAAGGTCGCCGCCTACGCGATCGCCAAGATCCCGGTCTACGTGGTCATCGACCGCAAGAAGGACCGCGTCCACGTCCTGACCGACCCGTTCGCCAACGAGTACCGCTGCCACCGCGTCCACGCTCCCGGCCAGCAGCTCACGCTCCCGGAGTCCCTCGGCGCCGAGATCACCCTCGACGTCGCGGCGATCCTCGACGTCGCCCGCCCCTGACCCTCACCCCTCCGCTATCCGCACCGGCAGCCCCCGCAGGGCCCCGCGCAGCGCTGCCGCGAACTCCTCGAACTCGCCCTGGCGGGCGGCGCCCGACCGCATGGCGAGGGCGATAGTCCGCGAGGGTGCCGGGTCGGCGAAGTAGCCGGTGGTGAGCTGGTCGTTGCGGCCGGTCTCGACGCGCAGCGCGGTGCGGGGCAGCAAGGTCACCCCGAGGCCGCCGGCGACCAGTTGGACCAGGGTGGACAGGCCCGCCGCGCTGGTGGTGACGGGGGTGTTCTCGTCCCGGCCGGCCTCCCGGCAGATGTCCAGGGCCTGGTCGCGCAGGCAGTGGCCCTCGTCGAGCAGCAGCAGGTCCAACTCCTGGAGGGCCTGGCGGGGGATGTCGCCGCGGCCGCCGAGCCAGTGCTCCTTGGGGGCGACCAGGACGAAGTCCTCCTCGAAGAGCGGGAGTTCGGTGACCTGGGGGACGCCGAGGGGCACGGCGAGCAGCAGCAGGTCGAGGCGCCCGTGGGCCAGCCCCTCCAGGAGGGAGGCGGTCTGCTCCTCGTGCACCTGGAGGTCCAGGTCGGGGTAGGTCTCGTGGACCAGCCGCAGGACGGCCGGCAGCAGATACGGGGCGACGGTCGGGATGACGCCGAGCCGCAGCACGCCCGTGAACGGCGCGCGGGCCGCCTCCGCCTCCTCCATCAGATCGCCGACGGCCTCCAGGACCGTCCGGGCGCGCGCGGCCACCCGCTCCCCCGCGGGCGACAGCAGCACCTTGCGCGTCGTACGCTCCAGCAGCTGCACTCCGAGCGTCTCCTCCAGCGCGGAGACCGCCCCGGACAGCGCGGGCTGGCTCATCCCGATCTCGGCCGCCGCCTCGCGGAAATGCAGATGCTCGGCCACCGCCGCGAACGCCCGCAGCTGGGCCAGGCTGGGCTGGCGGGGCCGGCCGCCCTGACTTGCCGGTGAAGCCACTGATAACCACCTCCGATCAACATCAACCAGTCTAGCTATTTCACTGATCAATGCCTCCTGTGGCACTGTGAGACCCGTCCAAGCCTCAAGGAAAGACCCCAAAAGGGAATTTCTGCACAACAAGGAGAGTACGTGCTCACTGTCGGTGACAAGTTCCCCGAGTTCGACCTGACCGCCTGCGTCTCGCTGGAGAAGGGCGCGGAGTTCGAGCAGATCAACCACAAGACCTACGAGGGCAAGTGGAAGATCGTCTTCGCGTGGCCCAAGGACTTCACCTTCGTGTGCCCGACCGAGATCGCCGCGTTCGGCAAGCTGAACGACGAGTTCGCCGACCGTGACGCCCAGATCCTCGGCTTCTCCGGCGACTCCGAGTTCGTGCACCACGCCTGGCGCAAGGACCACCCGGACCTGACCGACCTGCCCTTCCCGATGCTCGCCGACTCGAAGCACGAGCTCATGCGCGACCTGGGCATCGAGGGCGAGGACGGCTTCGCGCAGCGCGCCGTCTTCATCGTCGACCAGAACAACGAGATCCAGTTCACCATGGTGACCGCCGGCTCCGTCGGCCGTAACCCCAAGGAGGTCCTGCGGGTCCTCGACGCCCTGCAGACCGACGAGCTGTGCCCCTGCAACTGGTCCAAGGGCGACGACACCCTCGACCCGGTCGCGCTGCTCTCGGGCGAGTGACACTCCGCTAGCGAACTGGAGGCTGATCTGACATGGCTCTCGACGAACTGAAGTCCGCGGTCCCGGACTACGCCAAGGACCTCAAGCTGAACCTCGGCTCGGTCATCGGCAACAGCGACCTGCCGCAGCAGCAGCTCTGGGGCACCGTGCTGGCCTGCGCGATCGCCTCGCGCTCGCCGAAGGTGCTGCGCGAGCTGGAGCCGGAGGCGAAGGCCAACCTCTCCGCCGAGGCGTACGCCGCCGCCAAGTCGGCCGCCGCCATCATGGCGATGAACAACGTCTTCTACCGGACCCGGCACCTGCTGTCGGACCCGGAGTACGGCAACCTGCGCGCCGGTCTGCGGATGAACGTCATCGGCAACCCGGGCGTGGACAAGGTCGACTTCGAGCTGTGGTCGCTGGCCGTCTCGGCCATCAACGGCTGCGGTATGTGCCTGGACTCGCACGAGCAGGTGCTCCGCAAGGCCGGTGTGGACCGCGAGACGATCCAGGAGGCCGTCAAGATCGCGTCCGTCCTGCAGGCCGTCGGCGCCACCCTGGACGCCGAGGCCGCGCTCGCCGAGTAATCGGACCGCGCGCGAGACCCGCAGGCAAGAACCCCGCAGACCTCACGTCTGCGGGGTTCTGTGCGTCCGGCACCCGGCCGGGTCACGCCGGGGGTTGCTCCGTCGGGCGCGGGGTCGGGGGCGGGGTCGGTGCCACCGAGATCGCGGTGGCACCGCGGGGGGCCACCGACATCCGCAGCGCCTGTTCCGTGGAGTACGAACGCAGATAGCCGACCACCGTGTTGGTGACCGCCACCAGCGGCACCGCGACCACCGCGCCGCCGATGCCCGCGATCAGCCCGCCGGCCGCGACCGACAGGATCACCGCGAGCGGATGCACCCGCACCGCCCGGCCGAGGATGAACGGCTGCAGGACGTGCCCCTCGATCTGCTGGACGGCCAGCACGACCGCCAGCACCATCAGCGCCGTGAACACTCCGTTGGCGACCAGCGCGATGACACACGCCAGCGCGCCCGAGACCACCGCGCCGACCAGCGGGATGAAGGCGAACAGGAAGATGAAGACGGCGAGCGGCACGGCCAGCGGCACATTGAGGAAGTAGAGCCCGATACCGATGAAGATCGCGTCGATCAGGGCCACCACGACGGTGCCGCGCACATACGCCGTCAGCGTCCGCCAGGCCCGCGGCCCGGCGCCCGCGACTCCCCCGCGGGCCGCGCTCGGGACCAGCCTCAGCAGCCAGTTCCAGATCCGCCGGCCGTCGTAGAGCAGGAAGAGCGTGGTGAACATCGCCAGCAGGATGCCGGTGAAGACCTCCAGGACGACGGTGACGCCCTCCAGGCCGGCCGAGGTGATGGCCTCGGTGTTGGCGCCGACGGCGTCCTGCAGGTTCTTGGCGATGTGGTTGATCTGAGACTCGGTCACATGGAACGGGCTCTTCAGCAGCCAGCCCTTGAGCTCGGTGATGCCCTCCTGGATCCGGCTGGAGACCGAGTCGATGTTGTCCTGGACCTGCCAGACGACGAACCAGCCGACCAGGCCCATGATGACGAACCCGCCGATGAAGGTCAGCGCCGTGGCCGGTCCGCGCGGCAGCCCCCGCTGGCGCAGCCAGGCCACCGTGGGCTGCAGCAGCGCGGTGATCAGCGTCGCCGCGACGAAGGCCAGCACCACCAGTTCGATGGTGGTGATGACGCGCGCGAGCACCCAGAGCGTGGCCGCCAGGATCAGCAGCCGCCAGCTCGCCTCGGCGGCGACCCGGACGCCCCACGGCACCGCGTCGACCGGCTCGGGGCGGGCCGCGACGGCCGGGGCGTAGGAGGGCGGCGGAGGAACGGTCTCCGGCGCGGGCGGGACGGCGTGCGGGGAGGGTGCGACGAGCTCGGTCGCGGGGTGCGGCACCCCGTCGGTCGCTTCCGGCAGCTGGGTACGGGGAACGGTGAGCGTGCCCGCCGCGCCGTCGCGCGCCGTCGCGTCGTCCACCGCGCCGGCGGCCGCGGAGGCGTCCGCATGTCCGGCACGCCTCAGCGTTTCCGGGTCGCCCGCCTCCCCCGGCGAGCCCACGGGGCTCCCTTCAGGGGGGACCCCCACCGCGCCCTCCGCGCGGCGGCGCTGTTCCTCCAGCCGCTGCGAGAGTCGCGTCAGACCGGCGCCGAGGCCACCGACCCACTGAGGCAATCTGGACATGTGCCTTCCTCTTCCCCTCCCATGCGCCTACAACCTGCCGGGGACGACGTTACCTGCGCCGGACGCACGAAACCCCCGACGCTGCCGCGTTCGGGGGTTTCGGAA comes from the Streptomyces angustmyceticus genome and includes:
- a CDS encoding LysR substrate-binding domain-containing protein, which encodes MASPASQGGRPRQPSLAQLRAFAAVAEHLHFREAAAEIGMSQPALSGAVSALEETLGVQLLERTTRKVLLSPAGERVAARARTVLEAVGDLMEEAEAARAPFTGVLRLGVIPTVAPYLLPAVLRLVHETYPDLDLQVHEEQTASLLEGLAHGRLDLLLLAVPLGVPQVTELPLFEEDFVLVAPKEHWLGGRGDIPRQALQELDLLLLDEGHCLRDQALDICREAGRDENTPVTTSAAGLSTLVQLVAGGLGVTLLPRTALRVETGRNDQLTTGYFADPAPSRTIALAMRSGAARQGEFEEFAAALRGALRGLPVRIAEG
- a CDS encoding Uma2 family endonuclease, with amino-acid sequence MSAAAVEHPHDGKSALLREAERLAEKLPGYRIEIIGGELTVTPPADGPHADSLTDLTFAFAPAHGAETRVAQAMGVWLPDGPEDYAVPDLAVVDADYRDHLLSDNCYDPAVFRMVLEVTSSNYATDLKKKVAAYAIAKIPVYVVIDRKKDRVHVLTDPFANEYRCHRVHAPGQQLTLPESLGAEITLDVAAILDVARP
- a CDS encoding alkyl hydroperoxide reductase, producing MALDELKSAVPDYAKDLKLNLGSVIGNSDLPQQQLWGTVLACAIASRSPKVLRELEPEAKANLSAEAYAAAKSAAAIMAMNNVFYRTRHLLSDPEYGNLRAGLRMNVIGNPGVDKVDFELWSLAVSAINGCGMCLDSHEQVLRKAGVDRETIQEAVKIASVLQAVGATLDAEAALAE
- a CDS encoding peroxiredoxin; this translates as MLTVGDKFPEFDLTACVSLEKGAEFEQINHKTYEGKWKIVFAWPKDFTFVCPTEIAAFGKLNDEFADRDAQILGFSGDSEFVHHAWRKDHPDLTDLPFPMLADSKHELMRDLGIEGEDGFAQRAVFIVDQNNEIQFTMVTAGSVGRNPKEVLRVLDALQTDELCPCNWSKGDDTLDPVALLSGE
- a CDS encoding AI-2E family transporter, with protein sequence MSRLPQWVGGLGAGLTRLSQRLEEQRRRAEGAVGVPPEGSPVGSPGEAGDPETLRRAGHADASAAAGAVDDATARDGAAGTLTVPRTQLPEATDGVPHPATELVAPSPHAVPPAPETVPPPPSYAPAVAARPEPVDAVPWGVRVAAEASWRLLILAATLWVLARVITTIELVVLAFVAATLITALLQPTVAWLRQRGLPRGPATALTFIGGFVIMGLVGWFVVWQVQDNIDSVSSRIQEGITELKGWLLKSPFHVTESQINHIAKNLQDAVGANTEAITSAGLEGVTVVLEVFTGILLAMFTTLFLLYDGRRIWNWLLRLVPSAARGGVAGAGPRAWRTLTAYVRGTVVVALIDAIFIGIGLYFLNVPLAVPLAVFIFLFAFIPLVGAVVSGALACVIALVANGVFTALMVLAVVLAVQQIEGHVLQPFILGRAVRVHPLAVILSVAAGGLIAGIGGAVVAVPLVAVTNTVVGYLRSYSTEQALRMSVAPRGATAISVAPTPPPTPRPTEQPPA
- a CDS encoding FtsX-like permease family protein, which produces MGMRFAAGGGREGWIRTALTATGVALGVAVLLLCSSVPPLLDARHGREEARESPGRLHPPPPSDRTLLQASVDTTFRGTPIRGRLVRPDGAHPPVPPGIRQLPGPGRMLVSPALKELLDSPRGALLRDRLDYPVAGVIGDAGLLGPRELAYVARTNTLSAADGDRVDHFGTGWHPPPARAPVALLVVMTCVTLMTPVLVFIGTSVRFGNERRERRLSALRLVGADVRTTRRIASGEALFGALLGLAGGGALFLAGRQCAAAITLWDVNVFPSDVAPSPLAAALIAVLVPTAAVVVTLVAQRGVTVEPLGIVRDRPALRRRLWWRVALPAVGVLLLVPLARERPWHDTPLHTAALAAGAMSLLLGVTALLPWLVDAVVGRLHGGPVPWQLAVRRLQWNSGPATRAVGAITVAVAGAIAIHMLMTGMQAGYAQAYAKSGKVPRIGLWGNADSWPRTQRALDALRATPGVTAVRGTIDANVGRLADAGRPASAARPSTLAVGSCAALRTVARLDSCRDGEVFLTDAAGRDRALAPGTRIDLNPALTAHDPQDPRPWTIPAAARGARLLDHGRSPDRIPYDLLATPSALDVGRLDRPTMEFKVDFDRGTPDAVEHIRNTAARISPAMAEYSAVDNPHDAQYTSVRQGLFAGAALTLLLIGSGLIISTVEQLHERRRLLSTLDAYGTRRATLGWSVLWQTALPVALGLGLALACGLALGALLLTMIDSAVTVDWPVVAGTAGVGGGVILLVTLLSLPPLWRMMRPDGLRTE
- a CDS encoding dihydrofolate reductase family protein, which produces MRRLVYCIASSLDGFLAGPDGADPTGPDGFWPIADDYLKHLAAELPEILPAPARAALGITDEGTRFDTVLEGRRTYEIGLRAGLTDAYPHLRHLVFSRTMTESPDPAVELVATDPVAKARELKDADGKDIWLLGGSELAGALYPEIDQLIVKLSPLTLGSGIPLFARTTAFDPRTWELTEHTVLQSGAAFLTYTRETTA